The following is a genomic window from candidate division KSB1 bacterium.
TTGAAATCGATTTTAATTTCTTTGGCCCAATTCCTTCCACGAAATGTGAAGCCAATGCACTGCCAAATACGACTGCATTTCGATGCGCTAATTCCGACAGGTGATCGGAATAGGCTAAATATCCCATATAACCCCCGGCGAATGTATCTCCGGCACCGGTAGGATCTTCGATTTTATCCACTGGAAAAGCAGGTAAAAAGAAGAATTCATCATTCATTCGCATCATAACACCGTGCTCTCCCTTCTTGACAATAATTACCTTCGGGCCCATCTGCTGAAGAGAAAGCATTGCGGTCACGAGGTTGGTCTTACCGGTAAGTTGTTTGGCTTCCTCATCATTGATGATTAGGCCATCAACCCTGGAAATGACATCTTCTAACGAATCGATACTCCGATCTATCCAATAATTCATAGTGTCTAATGCGACAAATTTGGGTTGGTCTATCTGGTTGAGAACATTCAGCTGTAATTGCGGACCGATGTTTGCCAAAAACACAAATGGCGTTTTGCGAAGAGATTCAGGAATTTTGGGATCGAAATGCTCAAAGACATTCAGGTGAGTAAACAATGTCTCCCGACTTGAAAAATCAAGTGAATATCTGCCGCTCCAACGAAATGTTTCGCCACTCTCTTTTTCTACACCGCTAAAGTCAACATTTCTCTTTTTAAAGAACTCTAAATCTTCTTCTTTGAAATCATCGCCGATGACCCCGACAACATGAACCGGTGAAAAAAAGGAGGCTGCGGCGCTAAAATATGTGGCCGAACCGCCTAATAAATTGTCAAATTTCCCATTTGATGTTTCAACAGTATCATAAGCGAGAGAACCAACAACAAGCAATGAATTCATTTTAACTCCATCATTATAAAATACTTGTACCTAAACAAGCAGATTATTTTCACATTTTTTCCGGTGCAGAAATGCCAAGAATTTCAAGACCGTTTGCCAAAACCGATTTTACGGCAGAAATTAAGGCTAACCGAGCTTTGGAAAGGTCGGCATTGTCTGTAACAACTCGAAAATCGAAATAAAATTTGTGGAAGTTGGCTGATAACTCGGTCAAATATTGCGTTAAATTTTGAGGTTCCAAAGTATCGTGAAGGCGAAGTAGAGTACCAGGATAATCGATCATCTTGCGAATCAAATTCAGTTCGACTTCTTCTTTCAGCAATTCAAATTGAGCTGTTTTGTCGAATATAACTCCTTGATTAAGGGCGAATTTCTCAATATTACAAATGCGGGCATGGGCATATTGAATATAAAATACCGGATTTTCATCTGAGTGTGTCTTCGCCAGGGAAAGATCAAAATTCAAATGTGTGTTCATACCTCGCATTAAGAAAAAATAGCGCGTTACGTCTACACCCACAATATCCATCAATTCATCAAGCGTTACAAAATTTGCCTTGCGTGTGGACATTTTTACTTTCTCATTACCCTCTGTTAGAGTTACAAACTGATGAATGAGGACTTTGACGATGGATGTATCATAGCCGAGAGCTTTCAAGGCTGCAATGACATCCGGATAAGTTGCTATATGGTCTGCACCGAATATGTCCACAACCAGGTCATAATTCCTTTCAAACTTGGTTTTGTGATATGCAATGTCGGGTAATCGATAAGTCGGCTCACCTGTACTTTTTACGATCACACGGTCCTGCTCCAGACCTAACTCAGTTGTTTTTAGCCAGATTGCTCCATCCTTTTCATAAGTCAGGTGTTTTTGTTTGAAATCACTTATTACCTGGTCGATTTCACCGTTTTCATATAAAGATTTTTCATTGTAATAACTATCGAATTCAATGCCCAATCTTTGTAGCGTGTTCTTAATATCTTGAAAAATGGATTGTTCGGCTGTTTCTTTAAAAACTGAATTTTCAGAGTCTTTCCGGATTGAATCACCAAACTTAACTTTTAAGTTTTTTGCAATATCAATGATATAATCGCCTTGATAATGGTCTTCCGGAAAATCGATTTTATCACCCAATAATGCCAGGTAGCGAAGACGAACCGAATCGCCCAACACCCGCATTTGTCTGCCGGCATCATTGAAATAGTATTCTCGATCTATCTCGTAGCCGCATGCAGCTAATATATTGCTAATGGAGTCGCCAAGGCAAGCCTGACGACCATGCCCGATGGTTAGCGGTCCGGTCGGATTTGCACTAACAAACTCGACTAGCGCTTTTTTACCAGCTCCGATTTTGTTGTGCCCGAATTCCTTACCTGCTTTTAATATTTCTTCCAATTTGCAATAGATCCAGTTTGGATTATAGTAGAAATTGATGAATCCAGGCCCGGCAATCTCTGATTTCAAGATGAAATTTTTGTCAAGTTCTAATACTTGGAGTATCGATGTAGCAATTTCT
Proteins encoded in this region:
- a CDS encoding sugar kinase, which gives rise to MNSLLVVGSLAYDTVETSNGKFDNLLGGSATYFSAAASFFSPVHVVGVIGDDFKEEDLEFFKKRNVDFSGVEKESGETFRWSGRYSLDFSSRETLFTHLNVFEHFDPKIPESLRKTPFVFLANIGPQLQLNVLNQIDQPKFVALDTMNYWIDRSIDSLEDVISRVDGLIINDEEAKQLTGKTNLVTAMLSLQQMGPKVIIVKKGEHGVMMRMNDEFFFLPAFPVDKIEDPTGAGDTFAGGYMGYLAYSDHLSELAHRNAVVFGSALASHFVEGIGPKKLKSIS
- a CDS encoding arginine--tRNA ligase → MTAEEYLRTAIQKSIRNISNSDSSDIKIELVRTRSKEHGDIATNVAMKLAKQLKKNPREIATSILQVLELDKNFILKSEIAGPGFINFYYNPNWIYCKLEEILKAGKEFGHNKIGAGKKALVEFVSANPTGPLTIGHGRQACLGDSISNILAACGYEIDREYYFNDAGRQMRVLGDSVRLRYLALLGDKIDFPEDHYQGDYIIDIAKNLKVKFGDSIRKDSENSVFKETAEQSIFQDIKNTLQRLGIEFDSYYNEKSLYENGEIDQVISDFKQKHLTYEKDGAIWLKTTELGLEQDRVIVKSTGEPTYRLPDIAYHKTKFERNYDLVVDIFGADHIATYPDVIAALKALGYDTSIVKVLIHQFVTLTEGNEKVKMSTRKANFVTLDELMDIVGVDVTRYFFLMRGMNTHLNFDLSLAKTHSDENPVFYIQYAHARICNIEKFALNQGVIFDKTAQFELLKEEVELNLIRKMIDYPGTLLRLHDTLEPQNLTQYLTELSANFHKFYFDFRVVTDNADLSKARLALISAVKSVLANGLEILGISAPEKM